A DNA window from Brassica napus cultivar Da-Ae chromosome C1, Da-Ae, whole genome shotgun sequence contains the following coding sequences:
- the LOC125580816 gene encoding putative F-box protein At4g11580, which yields MERQERFENIPKWEKLDKDMLANIFKKLDMVDVIMGASRVCITWFLASHNKTIWNTIKLNDFDSIVLDNPSNPHLQDLDNNNGGKHLYSLREILTEINKFSRAAPVEFFFNANTNVLEQDLAIISNGLPNIRKLALRMQKTQNLNSFTSSFSKWKNLQTLIIAKFTRDDDDLKHEFKAIAENCRNLTTIKITCTLDQELANIIVGKLPNLKSLSFRCTYVSVEAVKSLIFGLYNLKSLNLSHCIFLKRHNNGMMLAELGLSPEDKSIILSIQKLETLSCVVRSAQFV from the exons ATGGAGCGTCAAGAGAGGTTTGAGAATATACCAAAATGGGAAAAATTGGATAAAGACATGCTTGCCAACATTTTCAAGAAGCTAGACATGGTGGACGTCATCATGGGAGCATCACGAGTGTGCATCACTTGGTTCCTTGCCTCTCACAACAAAACTATATGGAACACCATCAAACTCAACGATTTTGATTCGATTGTTTTAGATAACCCCTCTAACCCACATCTGCAGGATCTGGATAATAATAATGGAGGAAAACATCTATACAGCCTTAGGGAGATCTTGACTGAAATCAACAAATTCAGCCGTGCAGCCCCGGTTGAATTTTTCTTCAATGCTAATACCAATGTACTAGAACAGGATCTAGCGATCATTTCCAACGG gtTGCCAAACATCAGAAAACTTGCGTTACGAATGCAGAAGACTCAAAATCTGAATTCATTTACATCATCTTTTAGTAAATGGAAGAATCTCCAAACTTTGATCATTGCCAAATTTACAAGAGATGACGACGACCTGAAGCATGAGTTCAAAGCCATTGCAGAAAACTGTAGGAATCTTACCACCATAAAAATCACTTGTACATTGGACCAAGAATTAGCCAATATAATTGTTGGTAAGCTTCCGAACCTGAAGAGTCTGAGCTTCCGCTGCACTTATGTCTCCGTAGAAGCAGTTAAGTCGCTCATCTTCGGCCTTTATAACCTCAAGAGTCTTAACCTCTCACATTGTATATTCTTAAAACGACACAACAATGGTATGATGTTAGCAGAATTAGGACTGTCACCTGAGGATAAATCCATAATACTTAGCATTCAAAAGCTTGAAACTTTAAGTTGTGTTGTCCGGAGTGCCCAATTTGTCTAG
- the LOC106432843 gene encoding NADH dehydrogenase [ubiquinone] iron-sulfur protein 6, mitochondrial: MASKLVKALIRSQILPSTRRHFSAPVTTQLGEPTDDLVGNHTKKWMQDLSKKSPMELINEVPPIKVKGRTAACEGDTNPALGHPIEFICLDLHEPAVCKYCGLRYVQDHHH, translated from the exons ATGGCGTCGAAGCTCGTGAAAGCCCTAATCCGATCGCAGATTCTTCCATCGACGAGGAGGCACTTCAGTGCACCGGTTACCACCCAGCTCGGCGAGCCAACAGACGATCTAGTCGGAAACCACACCAAAAAATGGATGCAG GATTTAAGCAAGAAGTCACCAATGGAACTGATCAACGAGGTCCCACCTATCAAAGTCAAAGGAAGGACTGCTGCTTGTGAAGGAG ACACCAATCCAGCACTAGGTCATCCAATTGAGTTCATTTGCCTCGACCTACACGAGCCTGCCGTCTGCAAGTACTGTGGCCTTCGCTATGTTCAAGATCATCATCACTAA
- the LOC106432887 gene encoding F-box/LRR-repeat protein At3g03030-like, which translates to MDLLSALPDDVRSHILSFLTTKEAALTSVLSKKWRYMFTRVPVLDVDDSDFLHPWIFMAFVDRVLSLQGDSPIERFTLKCEDGVDPERVNGWICNALRRGVSELDLSINFEDEDYLLPREMFVSKSLVKLKLTSEFGLHWCTGPDATFLPMLKTLHIASEMINMDCDVKMEKFLACFPVLEEAEMTSMDWIDPVDTVFSPTLKKLTVHTTGMKTIQNPKSISFDTPSLLFLAYSDYAAEDYPLVKLNNVAVARIALSLTEDQTRRMRAPRKDLSEGDVVLQFGNAVKLMNGLQNVKELHLHPDTLEVLSQCCESMPVFNNLKMLIITSDEDRGWQAMPALLRNCPQLEFLLIKGLVHHVTNQCGDACDCIHKKHKGRSLKSCPVKMFVIRGFTGTMKEINMIEHFLDYFPCLKEMNIYVEEDVPTPLKYDRRFTERVLEMIEEFDYSYNCSVQLLYE; encoded by the exons ATGGATCTCTTGAGCGCTCTACCAGACGATGTCCGTTCTCACATACTATCTTTCCTCACCACAAAGGAAGCCGCTCTGACCTCTGTCCTCTCCAAGAAATGGCGTTACATGTTCACACGTGTCCCCGTGCTCGACGTCGACGACTCTGACTTTCTCCATCCGTGGATCTTCATGGCCTTTGTGGACCGCGTGTTGTCTCTCCAGGGTGACTCTCCCATCGAGAGATTCACCTTGAAGTGCGAAGACGGTGTTGATCCGGAACGTGTTAACGGTTGGATATGCAACGCGCTGCGACGTGGCGTCTCGGAGCTTGATCTCTCCATTAACTTCGAGGACGAAGACTATCTTCTCCCTCGAGAGATGTTTGTGAGTAAATCGCTCGTGAAGCTGAAGCTAACGAGCGAGTTTGGTCTTCATTGGTGTACTGGACCTGACGCCACTTTCTTACCAATGCTTAAGACTCTTCACATTGCCTCGGAGATGATAAACATGGATTGTGATGTCAAGATGGAGAAGTTTCTGGCTTGCTTCCCTGTGCTTGAGGAAGCAGAGATGACAAGCATGGACTGGATCGATCCGGTTGATACTGTGTTTAGTCCAACTCTCAAGAAGCTAACGGTTCACACCACGGGCATGAAAACCATTCAGAACCCAAAGAGCATCTCTTTCGACACTCCAAGCCTGCTCTTCTTAGCTTACTCTGATTATGCTGCAGAGGACTATCCACTAGTTAAACTGAACAACGTAGCAGTGGCTAGAATCGCGCTTTCGTTGACTGAAGATCAAACCAGGAGAATGAGAGCGCCACGTAAGGATTTGTCAGAAGGTGATGTTGTTCTACAGTTTGGTAATGCGGTCAAGCTCATGAATGGCTTACAAAATGTTAAGGAGCTTCACTTGCATCCTGATACTCTTGAG GTGCTTTCTCAATGCTGTGAATCAATGCCTGTGTTCAACAACCTCAAGATGTTAATCATTACAAGTGACGAGGATAGAGGATGGCAAGCAATGCCAGCTCTCCTAAGGAACTGTCCTCAGCTAGAGTTTCTACTCATTAAg GGTCTGGTGCACCATGTGACAAACCAATGCGGTGACGCTTGTGACTGCATCCACAAGAAGCACAAAGGACGTTCGCTTAAATCGTGTCCGGTGAAAATGTTTGTGATCAGAGGGTTTACGGGGACGATGAAAGAGATTAACATGATAGAGCATTTCTTGGATTATTTTCCTTGTTTGAAGGAGATGAATATCTATGTCGAAGAAGATGTTCCTACGCCGCTTAAGTACGACCGTCGATTTACTGAACGTGTCTTGGAGATGATAGAAGAGTTCGACTACTCGTACAATTGCAGTGTTCAGCTCCTTTATGAGTGA
- the LOC106435808 gene encoding ATPase family AAA domain-containing protein 3-like: protein MGRVTRSSIQKPTRRNLNGSGYRLTAETLRKTLRTFSKIVFSKPISSYITPILKSRNSMAQKCAIGLISAVAASVSLSQSKVAAADGPFTFPPANPQQQAASSPPSTAGEESSAPPPPPRARNDNPRTSSGGFDPEALERGAKALKEINNSSYAKNVFESIKQQEETKQTEFAAKAQEYKAMQAQAETERQKVIYDEHKKLAQHQAQTKSQMARYEDDLARKRMQAENEYHRTRNQELVKMQEDSAIRQEQARRATEEQIQAQRRQTEREKAEIERETIKVKAIAEAEGRAHEARLAEDVNRRMLVDRANAEREKWVAAINTTFDHIGGGLRAILTDQNKLVVAVGGATALAAGIYTTREGAKVIWSYVDRILGQPSLIRESSRGKYPWSGSVSRVMSTLRGKGSAASNGKGFGDVILHPSLQKRIEHLANATANTKSHQAPFRNMLFYGPPGTGKTMAARELARKSGLDYALMTGGDVAPLGSQAVTKIHQLFDWGKKSKRGLLLFIDEADAFLCERNKTYMSEAQRSALNALLFRTGDQSKDIVLALATNRPGDLDSAVADRVDEVLEFPLPGEEERFKLLSLYLEKYIAQAGPRKPGLFDRLFKKEQQKIEIKSVTEELLKEAAAKTEGFSGREIAKLMASVQAAVYGSEDCVLDSVLFREVVDYKVAEHQQRRKLAGTDAK, encoded by the exons ATGGGCCGGGTTACCAGGTCAAGTATCCAGAAACCAACCCGTCGTAACCTAAACGGATCGGGTTATCGGTTAACCGCCGAAACCCTACGAAAAACCTTGAGAACCTTCTCCAAGATCGTCTTCTCCAAGCCAATCTCTTCCTACATTACACCAATTCTCAAATCCCGAAATAGCATGGCTCAGAAATGTGCGATTGGTTTGATTTCAGCCGTCGCAGCTTCCGTTTCTCTTTCGCAATCGAAAGTCGCTGCTGCTGATGGCCCTTTCACTTTCCCTCCTGCGAATCCCCAGCAGCAGGCTGCTTCTTCTCCGCCGTCGACGGCTGGTGAAGAGTCTtcagctcctcctcctcctccgagAGCTCGGAATGATAATCCGAGGACGAGTTCAGGTGGTTTCGATCCGGAGGCGCTGGAGCGTGGAGCTAAGGCATTGAAGGAGATCAACAACTCCTCTTACGccaaaaat gtGTTTGAGAGTATTAAGCAGCAAGAAGAGACAAAGCAAACTGAGTTTGCAGCCAAGGCGCAAGAGTATAAAGCTATGCAAGCCCAAGCTGAAACC GAGAGACAAAAGGTGATATACGATGAACACAAAAAACTTGCTCAGCACCAAGCGCAGACTAAATCTCAGATGGCTCGTTACGAAGACGATTTAGCAAGAAAGAGGATGCAG GCTGAGAATGAGTATCACAGAACAAGAAACCAGGAGCTTGTGAAAATGCAAGAAGACTCGGCAATCAGGCAGGAGCAAGCTCGACGAGCTACCGAGGAGCAGATCCAGGCGCAGAGGCGACAGACCGAGAGGGAGAAGGCTGAGATTGAACGCGAGACGATCAAGGTCAAAGCTATAGCTGAAGCTGAAGGAAGAGCCCATGAGGCAAGGCTCGCTGAAGATGTAAACAGGAGAATGCTTGTTGATCGTGCAAATGCAGAGAGGGAGAAATGGGTTGCTGCCATTAACACCACATTCGACCATATCGGAG GTGGGTTGCGTGCAATTCTAACCGATCAGAATAAACTGGTTGTTGCTGTTGGGGGTGCAACCGCTCTTGCAGCTGGAATATACACAACGAG AGAAGGAGCAAAGGTTATATGGAGCTATGTGGACAGAATATTAGGACAACCATCCTTGATCCGAGAATCGTCAAGGGGCAAGTACCCTTGGTCTGGTTCGGTTTCTCGTGTAATGTCCACATTGCGTGGAAAGGGGTCAGCTGCCAGTAATGGAAAAGGGTTTGGTGATGTTATTCTGCATCCTTCCCTGCAGAAGAGAATCGAACACTTAGCTAATGCAACCGCCAACACAAAATCACACCAAGCTCCTTTCCGAAACATGCTTTTCTATGGTCCTCCAGGAACAGGCAAAACAATGGCCGCCAGGGAGCTTGCTCGTAAATCT gGTTTGGATTATGCATTGATGACTGGTGGAGATGTTGCTCCACTTGGATCTCAGGCTGTTACAAAGATTCACCAGCTGTTTGATTGGGGGAAGAAGTCTAAGAGAGGCTTATTGCTCTTCATTGATGAAGCTGATGCATTTTTGTGCGA GAGGAACAAAACATACATGAGTGAAGCTCAAAGAAGTGCACTAAACGCTCTTCTCTTCCGCACGGGTGATCAGTCCAAAGACATTGTCTTAGCACTCGCCACGAACCGACCTGGTGACTTAGACTCAGCCGTGGCTGACCGTGTGGACGAGGTTCTCGAATTCCCCTTACCAGGAGAAGAAGAGCGGTTCAAGCTTCTAAGCTTGTATCTTGAAAAGTACATAGCTCAGGCTGGTCCAAGAAAGCCGGGTTTGTTCGACCGTCTCTTCAAGAAAGAGCAGCAGAAGATCGAGATAAAGAGCGTCACCGAAGAGCTCTTAAAGGAAGCTGCTGCGAAAACTGAAGGGTTTTCAGGGAGAGAGATTGCGAAGCTGATGGCGAGTGTTCAGGCAGCTGTTTATGGTAGTGAAGACTGTGTGTTGGACTCTGTGCTGTTCAGAGAGGTTGTGGATTACAAAGTTGCAGAGCATCAGCAGAGAAGAAAATTGGCTGGAACCGATGCCAAATGA
- the LOC106435812 gene encoding heat stress transcription factor A-1e, with amino-acid sequence MGSISESAPTANSSTTVVMSSIPPFLSKTYDMVDDPSTDEVVSWSSGSNSFVVWNVPEFSKQFLPKYFKHNNFSSFVRQLNTYGFRKVDPDRWEFANEGFLKGQKQLLKSIIRRKPTQVQPPQQPQVQHSSVGACVEVGKFGLEEEVERLQRDKNVLMQELVRLRQQQQVTEHHLQHVGQKVHVMEQRQQQMMSFLAKAVQSPGFLNQFSQQSNNEGNQHISESNKKRRLPVEDQKNRGGSSQGLNGLSRQIVRYQSSMNESSNSMLQQIHNMSNTHTNNHGSFLLGDVPNPNLSDNGSSSNGPSGVVAFTDVSSNTTNQVLETNLPYPQPQADLLAPKQGAEGGSGSPSPDLVGGERDNGECLDPIMAVLDGSMMLETNELLPGVQDSLWEQFFGESSGIGDSDELVSGSVDNELIMEQLELQPNLRNVLSNNQQMNHLTEQMGLLTSDALRK; translated from the exons ATGGGATCGATTAGCGAATCTGCACCTACGGCGAACTCTTCAACGACGGTGGTGATGAGCTCTATTCCGCCGTTTCTGAGCAAGACTTACGACATGGTTGACGATCCATCGACTGATGAGGTGGTGTCTTGGAGCAGCGGGAGCAACAGCTTCGTTGTCTGGAACGTGCCTGAGTTCTCTAAGCAGTTTCTACCGAAGTACTTCAAGCACAACAACTTCTCCAGCTTTGTCAGACAGCTCAACACTTAT GGTTTCAGAAAAGTTGATCCAGACCGCTGGGAATTCGCAAACGAGGGATTTTTAAAAGGCCAAAAACAATTACTAAAGAGCATTATCCGTCGCAAACCCACTCAGGTGCAGCCTCCACAGCAGCCTCAAGTCCAACACTCATCCGTCGGCGCCTGCGTCGAAGTGGGCAAGTTCGGACTCGAAGAAGAAGTCGAAAGACTCCAGCGTGACAAGAACGTCCTCATGCAAGAACTCGTTCGGTTAAGGCAACAACAGCAAGTCACAGAACATCATCTCCAGCACGTGGGGCAGAAGGTTCACGTGATGGAGCAGAGGCAGCAGCAGATGATGTCGTTCTTAGCAAAGGCTGTTCAGAGTCCAGGCTTCTTAAACCAGTTCTCACAGCAGAGTAATAACGAGGGGAACCAACACATCTCTGAGAGCAACAAGAAGAGGAGGCTACCTGTTGAGGATCAGAAGAATAGAGGTGGTAGTAGCCAGGGGCTTAACGGTCTTAGCCGCCAGATTGTGAGGTACCAGTCATCGATGAACGAATCATCAAACAGTATGCTTCAGCAGATACACAATATGAGTAACACGCATACCAACAATCACGGTAGCTTTCTTTTGGGAGATGTTCCGAATCCTAACCTTTCAGACAACGGAAGCTCCTCAAACGGACCATCCGGAGTTGTTGCATTCACTGATGTTTCATCTAATACAACAAACCAAGTCTTGGAGACCAATTTGCCTTATCCTCAACCTCAAGCTGATCTGTTAGCTCCAAAGCAAGGAGCAGAAGGAGGTTCTGGGAGTCCAAGTCCGGATCTAGTTGGAGGCGAGAGGGATAATGGAGAGTGTCTGGATCCAATAATGGCTGTTTTGGATGGCTCAATGATGTTGGAAACCAATGAGTTGCTTCCTGGAGTACAAGACTCATTGTGGGAACAGTTCTTTGGTGAGAGCTCAGGGATTGGGGACTCGGACGAACTAGTCTCAGGGTCGGTGGATAATGAGTTGATAATGGAGCAGCTGGAGTTACAACCCAACCTGAGGAATGTGTTGAGCAACAATCAACAAATGAACCATCTTACTGAACAGATGGGACTTCTCACATCAGATGCTCTCAGGAAATGA
- the LOC106435789 gene encoding probable calcium-binding protein CML18, with product MSRDDGDKPSPAPGKKLGDEQLAELREIFRSYDQNNDGSLTELELAALLRSLGLKPSQDQLDTLIHKADRNNNGIIEFSEFVALVEPDLVKCPYTEDQLKAIFKMFDRDGNGYITAAELAHSMAKLGHALTAEELTGMIREADRDGDGCIDFQEFVQAITSAAFDNAWG from the coding sequence ATGAGCCGCGACGACGGAGACAAGCCTTCTCCGGCACCAGGGAAGAAGCTAGGCGACGAGCAGCTAGCAGAGCTCCGAGAGATATTCCGATCATACGACCAGAACAACGACGGGAGTTTGACGGAGCTAGAGTTAGCCGCGCTTCTCAGATCCCTCGGTCTGAAGCCGAGCCAAGACCAGCTCGACACTCTCATCCACAAAGCGGACCGGAACAACAACGGAATCATCGAGTTCTCCGAGTTCGTCGCCCTCGTCGAGCCGGATCTCGTCAAGTGCCCTTACACGGAGGACCAGCTCAAAGCCATCTTCAAGATGTTCGACCGCGACGGGAACGGCTACATAACGGCGGCGGAGCTGGCGCACTCGATGGCGAAGCTAGGCCACGCGTTGACGGCGGAGGAGTTGACGGGGATGATCAGGGAAGCGGATCGAGACGGTGACGGTTGCATCGATTTCCAAGAGTTCGTTCAGGCGATTACTTCTGCAGCGTTTGATAATGCTTGGGGATGA
- the LOC106435788 gene encoding peptidyl-tRNA hydrolase 2, mitochondrial has translation MMDLMWLTALFLGAVLGYYISTLRRRIFVPSSKSVAESSGNKKIKSKEPLEIEELTVSRKRFKMVLVARNDLKMGKGKIAAQCSHATLGLYKKLLRRAPKALNRWENCAQPKVVVKIESEEEMLALRERAKSLKLPTHITIDAGKTQIAPDSRTVMAILGPVDVVDDVTGGLKLM, from the exons ATGATGGATTTGATGTGGCTAACTGCCTTATTTCTTGGAGCTGTACTTGGATATTACATCAGCACTCTACGACGCCGTATCTTCGTCCCCTCCTCCAAATCTGTGGCCGAGTCTAGTGGGAATAAGAAGATTAAGTCCAAGGAACCCCTAGAGATTGAGGAACTCACTGTTTCCCGCAAAAGATTCAAAATG GTTTTGGTAGCGAGGAATGATCTTAAAATGGGTAAAGGAAAGATTGCAGCTCAATGCAG TCATGCAACTTTGGGTTTATACAAGAAACTCCTTCGACGGGCGCCAAAAGCCTTGAATAG ATGGGAGAATTGTGCACAGCCAAAAGTTGTGGTCAAAATCGAGAGTGAGGAAGAGATGTTAGCTTTGCga GAGAGAGCAAAGTCTCTTAAGCTGCCAACCCATATCACCATTGATGCAGGAAAAACACAGATCGCTCCAG ATTCAAGGACAGTAATGGCTATTCTTG GACCTGTGGACGTTGTTGATGATGTAACAGGTGGACTAAAGCTTATGTAA
- the LOC106432842 gene encoding cellulose synthase-like protein D3, giving the protein MASNNHFTNSRSNLSTNSDAAEAARNHQQPPGVTFARRTSSGRYVNYSRDDLDSELGSVDFTNYTVHIPPTPDNQPMDPSISQKVEEQYVSSSLFTGGFNSLTRAHLMDKVIDSETNHPQMAGAKGSSCAIPGCDVKVMSDERGQDLLPCECDFKICRDCFVDAVKTGGGICPGCKEPYRNTDLTDLAENNNKGQQQRPMLPPPSSGGGSKMERRLSLMKSTKSGLMRSQTGDFDHNRWLFETSGTYGYGNAFWTKDGNLGSEKDGSHGMGPQDLMSRPWRPLTRKLQIPAAVISPYRLLIFIRIVVLALFLMWRIKHQNQDAIWLWGMSVVCELWFAFSWLLDQLPKLCPINRATDLNVLKEKFETPTTSNPTGKSDLPGLDMFVSTADPEKEPPLVTSNTILSILAADYPVEKLACYVSDDGGALLTFEAMAEAASFANIWVPFCRKHNIEPRNPDSYFSLKRDPYKNKVKADFVKDRRRVKREYDEFKVRINGLPDSIRRRSDAYHAREEIKAMKEQRQNREDEIVEPVKIPKATWMADGTHWPGTWINSAPDHSRSDHAGIIQVMLKPPSDEPLHGDSEGFLDLTDVDIRLPLLVYVSREKRPGYDHNKKAGAMNALVRASAIMSNGPFILNLDCDHYIYNSQALREGMCFMMDRGGDRLCYVQFPQRFEGIDPSDRYANHNTVFFDVNMRALDGLMGPVYVGTGCLFRRIALYGFDPPRSKEHSPGFCSCCFRRKKKKSRVAEENRSLRMSGGGGDSDDDEEMSLSLVPKKFGNSTFLIDSIPVAEFQGRPLADHPAVQNGRPPGALTIPRELLDASTVAEAIAVISCWYEDKTEWGSRIGWIYGSVTEDVVTGYRMHNRGWKSVYCVTKRDAFRGTAPINLTDRLHQVLRWATGSVEIFFSRNNAFLASPRMKILQRIAYLNVGIYPFTSIFLIVYCFLPALSLFSGQFIVQTLNVTFLIYLLIISITLCLLALLEIKWSGISLEEWWRNEQFWLIGGTSAHLAAVIQGLLKVVAGIEISFTLTSKSGGDDVDDEFADLYVVKWTSLMIPPITIMMVNLIAIAVGFSRTIYSVIPQWSKLIGGVFFSFWVLAHLYPFAKGLMGRRGKTPTIVYVWSGLVAITISLLWVAVNPPAGSTQIGGSFTFP; this is encoded by the exons ATGGCGTCTAATAACCATTTCACCAACAGTCGATCCAACCTCTCAACAAACTCCGACGCCGCCGAAGCCGCAAGAAACCACCAGCAGCCGCCCGGCGTGACATTCGCTCGGAGAACTTCCTCCGGACGCTACGTCAACTACTCGAGAGATGATCTCGACAGCGAACTCGGAAGCGTCGATTTCACAAACTACACGGTCCACATCCCACCGACTCCAGACAACCAGCCCATGGACCCTTCCATCTCCCAAAAGGTCGAGGAGCAGTACGTGTCAAGCTCCTTGTTCACGGGAGGTTTCAACAGCTTGACGCGCGCTCATCTCATGGACAAAGTGATCGACTCCGAGACGAATCATCCGCAGATGGCGGGGGCTAAAGGGTCCTCTTGCGCTATCCCTGGTTGTGATGTGAAGGTGATGAGTGACGAGAGGGGCCAAGATCTTTTGCCTTGTGAGTGTGATTTCAAGATTTGTAGAGATTGCTTTGTGGACGCTGTGAAGACAGGAGGTGGGATCTGTCCCGGGTGTAAGGAGCCTTACAGGAACACGGATCTAACAGACTTGGCTGAGAACAATAACAAGGGGCAGCAGCAAAGGCCTATGCTTCCTCCACCTTCTTCTGGTGGTGGGTCCAAGATGGAGAGGAGACTGTCGTTGATGAAGTCAACTAAGTCCGGTTTGATGAGGAGTCAAACCGGGGATTTTGATCATAACCGGTGGTTGTTTGAGACTAGTGGGACTTATGGTTACGGTAATGCTTTTTGGACGAAAGATGGGAACTTAGGTAGTGAGAAGGATGGTAGTCACGGTATGGGGCCTCAGGATCTGATGAGCAGACCGTGGAGACCGCTTACTCGGAAGCTCCAGATTCCTGCAGCGGTTATTAGTCCTTACAG GCTTTTGATATTTATAAGGATTGTTGTTCTTGCACTGTTCTTGATGTGGAGGATTAAGCACCAGAACCAAGATGCAATATGGCTATGGGGGATGTCTGTGGTTTGTGAGCTTTGGTTCGCCTTCTCTTGGCTTCTTGATCAGCTTCCGAAGCTGTGTCCCATCAACCGAGCTACTGATCTCAACGTTCTCAAAGAGAAATTCGAAACTCCCACAACGAGCAACCCGACAGGGAAGTCTGATCTCCCTGGACTAGACATGTTTGTATCAACAGCAGATCCGGAGAAAGAGCCTCCTCTCGTCACTTCCAACACCATTTTATCCATCCTAGCTGCCGACTACCCTGTGGAAAAGCTTGCCTGCTATGTCTCAGACGACGGAGGAGCGCTTCTGACGTTTGAAGCCATGGCTGAAGCAGCTAGTTTCGCAAACATATGGGTTCCTTTCTGTCGTAAACACAACATCGAGCCGAGGAATCCGGATTCTTATTTTAGTCTGAAGAGAGATCCTTACAAGAACAAGGTGAAGGCTGATTTCGTGAAGGATAGGAGGAGGGTGAAGCGTGAGTATGATGAGTTTAAGGTTAGGATCAACGGCTTGCCTGACTCTATCAGGCGACGTTCTGATGCTTATCACGCGAGGGAAGAGATTAAGGCCATGAAGGAGCAGAGACAGAACAGAGAGGATGAGATTGTGGAGCCGGTTAAGATTCCTAAAGCTACTTGGATGGCTGATGGTACTCATTGGCCTGGAACTTGGATTAACTCTGCTCCTGATCATTCTCGTAGTGACCATGCTGGTATCATTCAG GTGATGTTGAAGCCTCCTAGTGATGAACCACTACATGGAGACTCTGAAGGGTTCTTAGATCTTACAGATGTCGACATTCGTCTTCCTCTTCTGGTCTATGTCTCGCGTGAGAAACGACCAGGTTATGACCACAACAAGAAAGCAGGAGCCATGAATGCATTAGTCCGAGCTTCCGCAATCATGTCCAACGGTCCATTCATACTAAATCTCGACTGTGATCATTACATATACAACTCTCAGGCTTTGAGAGAAGGAATGTGTTTCATGATGGACCGTGGCGGCGACCGCCTTTGCTACGTTCAGTTCCCGCAACGTTTTGAAGGTATTGACCCATCTGATCGGTACGCTAATCACAACACTGTCTTCTTCGATGTCAACATGAGGGCTCTCGACGGTTTGATGGGTCCGGTTTACGTTGGAACGGGTTGTCTCTTCAGAAGAATCGCTTTGTATGGATTCGACCCGCCGCGGTCTAAAGAACACAGTCCTGGATTCTGTAGCTGTTGCTTCCGTCGCAAGAAAAAGAAGAGCCGTGTCGCTGAAGAAAACAGATCATTGAGAATGAGTGGCGGTGGTGGTGACTCGGATGATGATGAAGAGATGAGTCTTTCTTTGGTTCCTAAAAAGTTCGGAAACTCGACGTTCCTTATAGATTCGATCCCTGTCGCCGAGTTCCAAGGCCGTCCGCTCGCCGACCACCCGGCCGTGCAGAACGGACGGCCTCCTGGAGCTCTCACCATCCCTCGCGAGCTTCTCGATGCGTCGACGGTGGCGGAAGCTATAGCAGTCATCTCATGCTGGTACGAAGATAAAACCGAGTGGGGGTCGAGGATCGGTTGGATCTACGGGTCAGTCACTGAAGACGTTGTCACCGGTTATAGGATGCATAACCGTGGCTGGAAGTCAGTTTACTGCGTGACGAAAAGGGATGCATTCCGCGGCACGGCTCCTATAAACTTGACGGATAGGCTTCACCAGGTTCTCCGCTGGGCTACTGGCTCGGTGGAGATCTTCTTCTCGAGGAACAACGCCTTCCTCGCTTCCCCGAGGATGAAGATCCTCCAGAGAATCGCTTACCTTAACGTCGGAATCTATCCTTTCACTTCGATCTTCCTCATCGTCTACTGCTTCCTCCCCGCGCTCTCGCTCTTCTCAGGACAGTTCATAGTCCAAACACTCAACGTCACTTTCCTCATCTACCTTTTGATTATTTCGATTACTCTCTGCTTGCTCGCTCTCCTCGAGATCAAATGGTCAGGAATCTCATTGGAAGAATGGTGGAGAAACGAGCAGTTCTGGCTTATTGGAGGAACAAGCGCTCATTTAGCTGCGGTTATCCAAGGACTGCTCAAAGTGGTGGCTGGAATCGAAATCTCTTTCACGTTGACGTCTAAATCAGGAGGAGACGACGTGGACGACGAGTTTGCGGATCTTTACGTAGTGAAATGGACGTCTCTGATGATCCCACCGATCACGATCATGATGGTGAATCTAATCGCTATCGCGGTCGGGTTTAGCAGGACGATATATAGTGTGATTCCTCAGTGGAGTAAGTTGATAGGAGGAGTGTTTTTCAGCTTCTGGGTGTTGGCTCATCTTTATCCTTTTGCTAAAGGGCTTATGGGGAGAAGAGGAAAGACTCCGACCATTGTTTATGTTTGGTCGGGACTTGTTGCTATCACTATTTCGCTGCTTTGGGTTGCTGTTAACCCACCTGCTGGTTCTACTCAAATTGGAGGATCGTTCACGTTTCCGTGA